From the Calderihabitans maritimus genome, the window CCCATACCAGGCAGCAAGCGTCCGCGCAGTTGCGGCCATCACGAGATCCGCCCGGTGCCCAGCTACCCTCGCCTCGGTGCATACCCGAGTAACCAGTTCCTCCAGTTCAGGCGAAATCACTACCTCAGGCAACAGACGCTGAGCAGCAATTATGGCCTGCCGCACCCTTTCCTCTTCTTCAGCCCACTGAGCAAGAAATCCCAGTGGGTCCTGGTCAAAGGCTTCTCTGCGCTTGATGATCTCTACTCTCACTGCCGGGTCTGTCTCACCTTCAACCTGGACGCAAAGACCAAAACGGTCCAATAGTTGCGGCCTCAGTTCCCCTTCCTCCGGGTTCATCGTTCCCACAAGGATGAATTCCGCCGGATGACTGTAGGAAATCCCTTCTCGTTCCACAAAATTGACCCCAGAAGCAGCAGCGTCAAGCAACAAATCCACAAGGTGGTCATCAAGAAGGTTGACTTCATCAATGTACAAGATCCCCCGGTGGGCACGGGCCAAAAGTCCTGGCTCAAAGCGGCGGCCACCGTGCTTAACGGCATACTCAAAATCCAAACTGCCTACCACCCGATCCTCAGTGGCAGAAACCGGGAGATCAACAACCTGGACTCGCCGCCAGACAACAGGTAACGATTCTCCAGCAGCATACCGCGACAGGCAGCAAGAACATAATTTGTGCGGCTCAAAAGGATTGCACTGGTAAGGGCAACCGGGAACAACAGGTATCTCCGGAAGTAAAGCTGCGAGGGCACGCACTGCAGTCGATTTGGCCGTGCCTTTTTCTCCCCGAATGAGGACTCCACCCAGATGGGGGTTAACAGCATTGAGAAGCAAAGCCTTTTTCATCTTCTCCTGCCCCAACAGCGCCGTAAAAGGGAAGACATACCGCCCGGATTTGTTTTCTTGCAACTTCTCATCTTCTCCCAACACTTTCAGGCCCCCTTTTCCCACCACCAAACTAAAATGGGACTTGCGCTCCAATAAGACTGTTGCAAACAGAAAAAGGGCCACCAAATCTCTCCTACCATCCCTTGGTAGAAAGGAACCTTCGTGGCCCTGCTTTTCCTAAGCCGTATTCTTGTGTTCAATCTGCTTCCTGCAGTTTACTCTTCAAAAAGATCACCGTAACCAAGAATGTGTCTCCGACACCGCGCAGGATCAGAGCATCCAACCGGAATACAATAGAATCGTTGTCGCCTATCTCACGATTGTTCCGTCTAGGTTTAGAGTATCCAACCGGAATGCCGGCTTCGGCCGGCTCTTAATAATTCTTTACTTTTTTACTTCGCCAGTTTCTCAAAAATTCCTCTTTTTTCTGCACAATATAACTAACTTAATTCCTGCTGGTTCCAAAAATCTTCCCTAAAATCATCTTCCCTAAAATCTTCCGGACAGACTGGGCTTTTACATGGCACACCAGTAATTAGCTGGCACCGCTGGAGGGGCGTTCTAAAAAGATTCAGTGATTCTAAATCATCATTTTCTGCTCACCTTCCACAGGGTGGCCAAACTTTCAAAGCCGTAGTAAGATTCCCAGCCTTCAATGTCTTTTTTCAATACTGTGATCCTGTCAGGATGGCATAGGAATGCTGCTAGACAGTTTTTCATGATTTCCTCCTGTAGTGCCCAGTAAAGTTTTTCCCTTTCCTTTTCATCAGCAGTATAAAGCTGGGCTACAAAAAGCCTGTCAACCTCGGGACTTTCCATCACCTTGTAGCGTACCCCGGAAAAAAAGAACATACCAATGTAAGGATAAAGATCGTCCTCCCTCTTACCATAGGGTGGAATCAATGCCAGGTCGTACTGACCGGCACCAACAACCTTCGAAAAAGCTCCAGCTTCAGACCTCGATACCAACAGCAGCAAGCTGTGCCTGGATCAGTTCAGCCAGGGCTTTGTGGTATGCCCGGTAGCCTTCATAGGCAAGTTCAAGTGGTTTCTCTTGGTGGAAACCAGCCTCTTGCAGCAGACTTGGCTTTCTCCGGGTTGTAAGCATACCCCTTGATATTTGGGTTGGTCCAGGGGATCGATGTGTCAAATCCCACAAGTCCTTTTGCAGGAACACCGTAGCCTTCTAGCAGGTTGGCCACCATTTCTTCCCTGTTGAGAGCGTAGTTTATTGCCTGCCTGACCTTGATATCCTTCAATACCTCAGATTTTGGATTGAAGTAAAAAGCTACAAGGTAAGCCTGGTGCAAAGCCATAACCTGATACTTGCCAGAATCAGCCAGACGTCTAGCTGCTACCGGCTCCACACCCTGCATATCTACACCAATTACGTCCACTTCCCCTGATTCCAGAGCCATGACCGAGTCTGAGGATCAGGAATGCACTTCACTGTCACCTTGCTGAGTTTGAGTGTACCTTTCCAGTAATCGGCAAATGGTGTAAAAACTAACTTTGGAGGATTGAAGGATGAAACCACCCAGGGGCCGGAAATCAAGTCAGCCCTGCTCGCCGGGGTGATCGTGTTCCAGATTCCCATCAACGGGAGCATCGGGCTGCTTTACCTGCTCTCCCTTCTGTTTATGCTCTCCTGCCTGGGAATTGGGACCCTGGTCTCCACTGTCGCCAGGAACCAGAGGCAGGCCATGCAGATGGCGTTTTTCTTCATTTTTCCTTCGATCCTGCTCTCGGGATTCGTTTTCCCCAGAGAAGCCATGCCCCCCTCTTCTATGCCCTCGGCTACCTGATTCCCACGACCTACTTCCTCCAGATCCTCAGGGGGATCATCCTCAAAGGGATCGGCATCACCTACCTCTGGGAACAGGTCATTTCTTTACTGATCTTCGGGCTCCTGGTGAACCTGATCAGCATTATCCGCTTCCGAAAAAGCCTTTCCAGACAACAAGAATGAAAAGACCACTTTTCAGACCTCCGCGGTCTTTTGGAAACGGCTTCAGCCGCCAATTATCTCAGATAATGCTTAGCAAGATCAGAAGCAGATTTCAAAAAACAACTGCATCAGATATAATGATGAAAAAGAAATATGCTAGGAGCGCGCCCATATGGAAGGCAATCTACCACAACTCTTTGCAGATCTGGCCCAGGAACCGGATCGCTTAAAAAAGACCTTAAAAATTCTCGCCCTGATTACTGAGCATATCCCGCCTCTCAAACCGATCGTGGTTGTGCCGACCGCAAGCGGCTCGACCAGGTGCTGTGTAATCTGGGCTTCGAACTCACCACAGGTAGACACTGGTAGAGCGAACTTCTCGACCTGGCCATTGAAGCTCCAGATGAAGTGCTTGCTGGGTCTGAAGGTAAAAACTTGCGAGTACAAATACAGCCTTTTCATGCTGTTTTTGTTGCTGCCGATGCTTTTGGGGCTTGAAGAGGCTCAAGCGGGATAATATACGGCCTCCCTGAATCCTTGTTGACAACTGTCTCCACACCGTAGACCGCTCTTACATTGTCAGGGGTGAGCACCTCTTCCGGCCTGCCGATGGCATAAATTCTTTTTTCTCGCA encodes:
- a CDS encoding ABC transporter permease; this encodes MKDETTQGPEIKSALLAGVIVFQIPINGSIGLLYLLSLLFMLSCLGIGTLVSTVARNQRQAMQMAFFFIFPSILLSGFVFPREAMPPSSMPSAT